gtatgtattgtgtataTGCATCCTGCATGCAGTACATATGCTGGCGTCATCGATCAAAACCAACGTCTCTGTCACAGGGAACTGATTAGTCTTCATGTGTGTCAGCCAAAAgaaatccccccccacccctctagCCGATGGAGATGTCTTCATTAAGATTTCAGCCAGGGCCACTCTGCTAAgctaatgaatgaattaataccaATCATATGTGTGTCTGAGTGGCAGTGGCCAGGCTGTAAAGCTACAACCACACACAGCCTTTTGAGAAATATATGACTGGACGACATCGAATTGTGCATGtgtgaaagacagacacacacacacacacgtgggaaaaaaaagtttggctgtgtgtgtgtgtgtgtgtgtgtgcaggcgaaTGCaaaagatattgtgtgtgtgtgtgtgtctgtgtgtgtgtgtgtgtgtgtgtgtgtgtgtgtgtgtgtgcagatacatatgtgcatatataaatgtgtgtatgtatatgtatgtgctgAGTGAATAGCTCTGTGTGCCAATGTCCAAACTATACAAAGTTGAATTATAGTTTGACCTAAACCCATGATCGGCAGTAGCCACAAAAACCCGATGATAGCTGAAACAAACAACGAGTTGATGGGATCGCTGTATTAGGTTGAGACAGTTGAATAGGTTAGAAAGCTTCTCAGAAAGTGAGAAAGGAGGCCCAGAGCCAAATTTTCAGTTTTGAGACATCCTCTCTGATGATTTTTTCATTTATACACAGTGTTTTTCCTGTGTGGTATAGTTGAGGGCATTACTgttggcagaggtggaaaaagtacaaaaatattgtactcaagtaaaagtaccaatactttgatgaaatattactcaagtagaagtaaaagtactcatctgaaaatgtactcaagtaaaagtaaaaagtagttcatttgaaatgtactttaagtaaaagttacttagttactttctttgtgtggggtgtgagggtagtaaaaataggacaaggggtcagaaatccataactattttgttttaaattaaagaacaagtgtaacaaatgtaagcgcaataacaataacttcacaacaactgaacttcttgttcagtttaagtagcatcttcaagttagttgagctcatccatttagtggtacaacattaaacatgcttactctcacgttttctctctctcacgctctctctcacatgcacacactctccctctctctccctctcaccctctctctctctcacacacacacaggtaaaaagtacaaagtaatgcccacatgatgacgctcataagtgttgctacaaagtcaaactgacgtaaaggagcagcaatattccagaggagacatgcttgtgtgtgtgtgtgtgtgtgtgtgtgtgtttgttaaccgtcaaaGAATGAGAATGtggtaatgccatctccacagctgcaagagcgctatagagggcatgtgtgtgtaagtgcgataacaacaaagaatacctacacaaatgtaagtgtaattacaacaacatacatgtcaacaccaacagcaacagctgttatactgcaaatcaaggccgctagttttgtgacaccctgaatcacctgtaacctagtctacaaacttcttgttcagtttaagcagctgctgattttcaaagttaattgagctcatccatttagtggtaaaaacattaaacaggcttgtgcacgcctactttctctctctgtctctctctctcagagaggtacaaactacaaagtaatgtccacatgatgatgctcacaagtgttacaaaattaaaggaactaacataaaagagcagcaatattccagagaggaatattgcaaatcaaggccactagttttgtgacaccctaaatcacctataacctagtctacaaacttcttgttcagtttaagcagcagctgattttcaaagttagttgagctcatccttgctcgctttgcagtgaacagtaatccagcacaactgaaaagccgctcgcaggcagctgaagcaggcaggccagtgttgagtttcagagagagtttttttaaatttggaaaggagtttagcagatccatatcgtttgggatacaggctaggtacccttccaactcccctgtaccttctggactttattgaggagaagaaatcatcttcatctgaggaatgttgtccaacttgctccacttctacctctgccatctggtcaaggtgttgtctgacataagccagacctgtcgagtgacaaacaacacatttctgacaattaagacttgattaatttaccaagagtgcaccataatgcataatgccttatagcactgaccgcattgtattgagtataaaacaaagtagatctccaataaactgttgaaaagcagtttattataagatgcaatcatacctgtttctatgacatcaggcctctctgtccaggtggtcttgaacttcggtagaagtattgctgccgcaatcagttctgggtccatcatcatctcaccaaaacgcttttggacaccatcctgaatggctttgatgagtggtagacacatcttggatgaggtctcctgccttttgagttttgcttgtagctgacatatcactggaagaagccaccctaagtgtgtgttggtctctgactgaagtatgttcaaggcctttaccagaggtttcatcaccgagcagtaatcagtcaggaaagcaatttctgcttgagtcagcctggcataaatagaatacaaacaattgttaggaaatcaagcaggaaaagttaagtttcaagtatgtaaacacacattcacactttcatactgttgaagtgcaaattaaaacttacgttttcaatttgaattcttcacaaatattcctgattgcctcctcccctttctcttgtatgatccgtatgattctctccacagccatgaatgttgaattccaccgcgtttgatttggtcggatgagctggagtcggcaatgatcttccacaacttctgctgccatgtatgaacgacctgtattgttccacatggcttgacatttcccaaaggctgcacgtgatagtctcttgtatgtgtccatcttcttttctgctatctcagcatctgttatggcaactaagttgagaagatggcatgcacacctttggtgtgtaggaagttggtactccaggccattatcttgctccaggatgctgaatgtgtccaggtagttggctgtgggctcatcatcaattgaatctctgtccgactcagcatctgattctgcatcctcagactggctctgttctccgaagacactaaaagctttaacgaagtttgagccactatctgttgtggttctcaccactttgcccctaattctatactgacagtgtatgtcgtcaagtgcccctgcaaggacatcaaaggtgtgggaccctcttaaccaaggctaatttccccgagtccactcaagactactagcaactaacagctagcctttacacactcaagtaccaggggctagctgttatgcaaatttagccaatgttctaaagacttaaacagactgcaaatatacattacgcgttttgtatctgtttgaagtacgataaacatgcggattgtcggctggagcgagttcatttggtacttaatgatgtgtcacgtttgattatgttagcatagcagctaattagaatgtgctggctagctgtgggtttcttctactgtcaatggttgcaggtgctagcataaaaatgcccacgaaatggggtgagcctgggttggctatattaaataaaactactaatgagacagcagaaatacttaccaaaacatgcttctgcagatttgaagtggagttgttgaaagcagacaggtacttcactgctggg
This genomic stretch from Lampris incognitus isolate fLamInc1 chromosome 5, fLamInc1.hap2, whole genome shotgun sequence harbors:
- the LOC130113452 gene encoding uncharacterized protein LOC130113452, with the protein product MQCKMCLPAVKYLSAFNNSTSNLQKHVLSQSEDAESDAESDRDSIDDEPTANYLDTFSILEQDNGLEYQLPTHQRCACHLLNLVAITDAEIAEKKMDTYKRLSRAAFGKCQAMWNNTGRSYMAAEVVEDHCRLQLIRPNQTRWNSTFMAVERIIRIIQEKGEEAIRNICEEFKLKTLTQAEIAFLTDYCSVMKPLVKALNILQSETNTHLGWLLPVICQLQAKLKRQETSSKMCLPLIKAIQDGVQKRFGEMMMDPELIAAAILLPKFKTTWTERPDVIETGLAYVRQHLDQMAEVEVEQVGQHSSDEDDFFSSIKSRRYRGVGRVPSLYPKRYGSAKLLSKFKKTLSETQHWPACFSCLRAAFQLCWITVHCKASKDELN